A DNA window from Trypanosoma brucei brucei TREU927 chromosome 11 chr11_scaffold01 genomic scaffold, whole genome shotgun sequence contains the following coding sequences:
- a CDS encoding hypothetical protein, conserved (L major ORF more diverged than trypanosomes.), whose protein sequence is MHLLGDIVASNSLSSNASKDNEPCLITLCIYCPTLSGGKEERAIDNVIFFYPARTHPDQQMNQVGFCIGMTCLMERFIPLSSRAKSPVEEIRLSHSIITLCNPFADLWIAVETTPAYNASVVLPLVHLGFDAFVLRYGMGSVSALVNNPREVASGEDCGVARAALRTHFEKFATLLQTSVLVVDPDANHHTVPKSGDLQPPSQAESRRSSLSSSIISIDAMGSSRSTLHNVQRWKRHLMTLAATGGLLTFPAVMRATPSDVQFMCHSIVLRHLSFLSSSIKRRHTSCWGKECHGIPNHTDSEPAVEGAEERLLWTSCRYAVFIGKTLKVVVSNAPQDMISQLICLFLMDPELPSFTIFVGEVPFYCCVYRAESLLTVVVCDEGLYDTMYTPLLSACKKLTDCVADCLSSGVCAPSRAPGSNDGGDAHRVKGHQNTLSPAAGHSSSNATPCFVDPLSGAGKLPNTKSTFQFTVWCDGVLVGSSLQDYFRSVQFSLSAPMRKFIKCVRAERRGSHDFGEHRAIECAGARTSADTNGVTSDTSITLRGANELWVLLPSYTWLCVTRARNHVGGVVFYNAPPLSSCFKAVETIYENVSVTL, encoded by the coding sequence ATGCACCTACTCGGTGATATTGTAGCGTCGAATTCGCTAAGCAGCAACGCGAGCAAAGACAATGAACCGTGCCTCATCACCTTGTGTATATATTGCCCCACTCTTTCAGGTGGGAAGGAGGAGCGGGCCATTGATAACGTCATCTTTTTTTACCCCGCACGAACTCATCCCGACCAGCAGATGAACCAAGTAGGTTTCTGCATCGGCATGACGTGCTTAATGGAGCGCTTCATCCCCTTGTCTTCACGGGCGAAATCACCAGTGGAGGAAATACGCCTCAGCCATTCCATCATTACTCTTTGCAACCCGTTTGCAGATCTTTGGATTGCTGTTGAAACTACTCCTGCTTATAACGCTTCTGTGGTGCTGCCGCTCGTACATCTAGGGTTTGATGCCTTCGTTCTGCGATATGGCATGGGGAGTGTTTCTGCGCTAGTGAACAATCCCCGGGAAGTGGCCTCGGGTGAGGATTGCGGTGTGGCGCGTGCCGCGTTACGAACCCACTTTGAGAAGTTTGCTACGCTACTGCAAACGTCTGTGCTAGTTGTTGATCCTGATGCTAATCACCACACTGTCCCGAAATCTGGTGACCTGCAACCGCCGTCACAAGCAGAGTCAAGacgttcttccctttcttcgtCAATAATTTCAATCGATGCGATGGGTAGCTCTAGAAGCACCTTGCATAATGTACAGCGTTGGAAGCGTCACCTGATGACGTTAGCAGCAACGGGGGGTCTGCTGACTTTTCCCGCTGTAATGCGTGCAACTCCGTCAGATGTCCAATTCATGTGTCACAGCATAGTGTTACGCCATCTTTCGTTCTTATCTTCGAGTATAAAGAGGAGGCACACCTCTTGTTGGGGAAAAGAATGCCACGGTATTCCAAATCACACCGACTCTGAGCCAGCTGTAGAAGGTGCGGAGGAGCGCTTGCTGTGGACTAGCTGCCGTTATGCTGTGTTCATTGGCAAAACGTTGAAAGTAGTTGTATCAAACGCCCCTCAGGACATGATCTCTCAGCTCATATGTCTTTTTCTTATGGATCCCGAACTGCCAAGCTTCACCATATTTGTGGGAGAGGTCCcattttattgttgtgtGTATCGCGCTGAGAGCCTGTTGACTGTTGTAGTTTGTGACGAAGGCCTTTACGACACAATGTACACACCCCTCCTGAGTGCGTGTAAAAAGCTTACGGATTGCGTGGCAGATTGCCTAAGCAGCGGCGTGTGCGCCCCCAGCCGTGCGCCTGGGTCCAACGATGGTGGAGATGCACACCGAGTTAAGGGACATCAAAACACCCTCTCCCCCGCTGCCGGTCACAGCTCGTCTAACGCAACACCGTGCTTTGTTGATCCTTTATCTGGGGCTGGGAAGTTGCCCAATACAAAGTCAACCTTTCAGTTCACTGTGTGGTGTGACGGGGTGTTGGTCGGCTCATCACTGCAGGATTACTTTCGGAGTGTACAGTTCTCCCTGTCAGCCCCCATGCGAAAATTCATCAAATGTGTTCGCGCTGAACGTAGAGGCTCTCATGATTTTGGGGAGCACCGGGCAATCGAGTGCGCTGGTGCCCGTACCTCCGCTGACACTAATGGAGTAACTTCCGACACGAGTATAACATTGCGCGGAGCAAATGAGCTGTGGGTGTTGCTCCCGAGCTACACATGGTTGTGCGTGACAAGGGCCAGGAATCATGTGGGTGGTGTAGTGTTCTACAATGCCCCTCCTTTATCAAGTTGCTTCAAGGCTGTGGAGACAATATACGAAAATGTCTCGGTTACACTGTAG
- a CDS encoding telomerase reverse transcriptase, putative, producing MAQMFPSVPGYDGPFSLKDFLHNYIGLQLRWSTPQENSTTLPPSNSNVVVVPPTGNFHVVVYVSRSAPPPQRSVRSVAVLSSCSNKMDGDHPQPSVPTHFHGRPLTSSVLKHPFWDALFSQIGPTAVSFIVLWAPIVVQFEASGGGLQVLGPPLKRSASCAVKRQPGAGWWEGKLKVSRTETLTQNDPHCFCIEGTSSPVALYRLNVPRLHLVEQSPLRSTADARHAVTLILEQLWIEHHKSSCSPSSDRDISQRLCGVATGSATNCCGDSCVVLAQARNQVNAVFPYTLLPVHDDAVSGNGTVKEYLIHVLHCALGSVCRMNIRGAAIKHTEFLEKRGKSVTSISQKAQTAGQENKMRAIPVGELTVPEPVVASYLETLFNMMWWRVPPRFVGGAVTADRVKFWGEEGTVLTRLREVTVDWLCCGRHEVFLLSHFLDGVPVSRIPWLRGFYTKEPARKRRSMIQQRVFLQLVLFLYQCVVPFLIRRSFHVACTSKSPYIFFFIPRAVWVRLTRREMRRVCIRRVKRMRSDTLSDPQMRGHAGLPPMALERVTSEGLMQLIGPSSQPVGDDSGGVSDVCKLRDSSSPLLYSDVRFLVDGSKLRPIARPRFGWQRSLLKAADGVGSSTLASALAKAGKYLATDGKAMWPSPNSAVLRDALRCLDAGVEERRITTGARQRAIGSHNDEYIEVRSFIQCARQFCTIPTLVQGETSAALLADATAVTMVRGDAARCYDHLPQEAVVNIMRGLVTHETYYSLKLTVVTLTTVKNVSKKTRSSHAESQLSSMKETNGSTVKHRKLQLSKRVKLVPGRYVQEGVLYGIARGCIAYEEQSVGSDSLVSGEEIRSVLQKHLQSHLVMLNGKMYIQRMGINQGSAVAMLLCDQLLERVDAALSSILSEHEEPALLLRRVDDVLVVTLSRAAASRCEDALRSGWSEIGFFCQEEKLRRVTCGQPVRWCGLLWDPVTLEFAVDWARLAKMMPYLAVRPRTGCEPLLSSLRFIRILRLRTPMTALCRQINSKSRVVQTLYEIGLLWSRFFLDKLKANAAFFRPHVRTILQPLALATATLRRLVRKHSFDLQRLGSFCDVTDVEVRLCISAALYHTLHQRLAFMIGRMSSVGKKKFLILMTAVLKRKMGELGSRINRNNQMESSLPSAADLLLVEGGDGVVSRGLAAVRFRPVETVRFQGCATRSA from the coding sequence ATGGCACAAATGTTCCCCTCTGTGCCGGGGTATGACGGTCCGTTTAGTTTAAAGGACTTCTTGCATAACTATATCGGTTTGCAGCTGCGTTGGAGCACACCTCAGGAAAATTCCACCACTTTACCTCCCTCAAACTCGAACGTTGTCGTTGTGCCCCCGACGGGAAACTTTCATGTTGTAGTGTATGTTTCACGGTCCGCGCCTCCACCCCAGCGGTCCGTACGTTCTGTCGCGGTACTGTCTTCGTGTAGTAATAAAATGGATGGAGACCATCCGCAGCCATCGGTGCCAACACATTTTCATGGGAGGCCGCTAACTTCCTCAGTACTGAAGCACCCCTTTTGGGACGCTCTCTTCTCGCAGATTGGGCCAACAGCTGTCAGTTTCATCGTACTCTGGGCCCCTATAGTTGTGCAATTTGAGGCGTCTGGTGGTGGCCTACAGGTGTTGGGCCCCCCTCTGAAGCGTAGCGCCTCCTGCGCGGTGAAGCGTCAGCCAGGTGCTGGCTGGTGGGAGGGAAAATTAAAGGTGTCACGGACTGAAACACTAACGCAGAATGACCCTCACTGCTTCTGTATCGAGGGGACATCATCCCCTGTGGCATTGTATCGTTTAAATGTTCCTCGCCTGCATCTTGTTGAACAGTCACCCTTGAGGAGTACCGCGGATGCTCGCCATGCCGTTACTCTCATCCTGGAACAGTTGTGGATAGAGCATCACAAATCGAGCTGCTCTCCCTCGTCCGATAGGGACATTTCTCAGCGTCTCTGCGGCGTCGCCACAGGTTCCGCCACGAATTGCTGCGGCGATAGTTGTGTTGTCTTGGCGCAGGCTAGAAATCAAGTTAATGCCGTTTTCCCGTACACTTTGTTGCCTGTTCACGACGACGCTGTGTCTGGTAATGGAACCGTCAAGGAGTATCTCATCCATGTGCTGCACTGTGCGCTGGGGAGCGTGTGCCGTATGAACATACGCGGGGCTGCGATAAAACATACCGAATTCTTGGAAAAACGTGGCAAATCTGTTACCAGCATTTCTCAGAAGGCGCAGACCGCCGGGCAGGAGAATAAGATGCGCGCGATTCCTGTTGGTGAGCTGACTGTGCCGGAGCCCGTTGTGGCTTCGTATCTGGAAACTCTCTTTAACATGATGTGGTGGCGTGTCCCTCCACGTTTTGTTGGCGGTGCGGTAACTGCCGATCGGGTTAAATTTTGGGGTGAAGAAGGAACTGTGCTGACAAGGTTGCGCGAGGTTACTGTGGATTGGTTGTGCTGCGGAAGACATGAGGTATTTCTTTTGAGTCATTTCTTGGATGGGGTGCCCGTTTCGAGGATTCCTTGGCTACGTGGTTTCTACACGAAGGAGCCTGCACGAAAGCGGCGGTCCATGATTCAGCAGCGAGTGTTCCTGCAGCTTGTGCTCTTCCTCTATCAATGCGTGGTACCATTTTTGATCCGTCGTTCGTTCCATGTTGCTTGTACCTCTAAAAGcccgtatatattttttttcataccaAGGGCTGTTTGGGTACGCCTCACTCGTCGTGAAATGCGACGTGTGTGCATTCGTCGCGTAAAAAGAATGCGCTCCGATACTTTATCAGACCCACAAATGAGGGGGCACGCGGGGTTACCGCCAATGGCGCTGGAGCGTGTGACTTCCGAAGGACTGATGCAACTGATAGGACCCTCGTCACAGCCGGTAGGTGATGACAGTGGCGGCGTAAGCGATGTTTGCAAACTCCGTGACAGTTCCTCACCACTTTTATATTCGGATGTCCGTTTTTTAGTTGATGGTAGTAAACTGCGGCCCATCGCCCGTCCTCGGTTTGGCTGGCAGCGCTCGCTTTTGAAAGCTGCCGACGGGGTTGGGTCGTCAACGCTTGCTTCAGCCCTTGCAAAGGCGGGGAAGTATTTGGCAACGGATGGTAAAGCCATGTGGCCGTCCCCTAACTCTGCTGTTTTACGGGATGCTTTGCGGTGCCTTGATGCGGGGGTGGAGGAGCGACGTATTACAACAGGGGCAAGGCAACGCGCCATTGGATCTCACAATGATGAATATATTGAAGTGCGGTCATTTATTCAATGCGCAAGGCAGTTTTGTACCATACCCACGTTGGTACAGGGTGAAACATCAGCGGCGCTGTTGGCGGATGCTACTGCCGTAACAATGGTGCGTGGCGACGCCGCGCGGTGTTACGACCATTTACCGCAGGAGGCAGTAGTGAATATCATGCGGGGTCTCGTCACGCACGAGACTTATTACTCACTTAAGCTGACCGTTGTTACGCTGACTACGGTCAAAAATGTTAGCAAAAAGACTAGAAGTAGTCATGCAGAAAGTCAATTATCGTCGATGAAGGAGACGAATGGTTCGACTGTCAAGCACCGGAAGCTACAGTTGAGCAAACGTGTCAAACTTGTACCCGGGAGGTACGTACAAGAAGGCGTTCTCTATGGTATTGCTCGAGGATGCATTGCTTATGAGGAACAGTCGGTAGGCTCCGATTCCTTGGTAAGCGGCGAGGAGATAAGAAGTGTGCTGCAGAAACATCTGCAGTCGCACCTCGTGATGCTGAACGGCAAGATGTACATACAGCGTATGGGTATAAATCAAGGATCTGCTGTGGCGATGTTGCTTTGTGATCAACTTCTCGAGCGAGTTGATGCGGCCCTTTCCAGTATTCTCTCTGAACACGAGGAACCAGCGCTGTTGCTGCGTCGCGTGGATGATGTACTGGTGGTAACACTCTCTCGTGCTGCAGCGTCACGGTGCGAAGACGCTTTACGCAGTGGTTGGTCCGAAATTGGTTTCTTCTGCCAGGAGGAGAAATTGAGAAGAGTGACTTGTGGCCAACCCGTACGCTGGTGTGGGCTCCTTTGGGATCCGGTAACCTTGGAGTTTGCAGTGGACTGGGCGCGGCTGGCCAAGATGATGCCATATCTCGCCGTGCGTCCCAGGACAGGGTGTGAGCCACTACTTTCCTCACTACGTTTTATCAGGATACTTCGACTTCGAACGCCGATGACGGCACTCTGCCGACAAATAAACAGTAAGTCCCGTGTGGTGCAGACGTTATACGAGATCGGTCTGCTCTGGTCCCGCTTCTTCTTGGACAAACTGAAGGCCAACGCTGCCTTTTTTAGGCCGCATGTGCGCACTATATTACAACCTCTTGCCCTTGCGACTGCTACGCTGCGTCGCCTGGTGCGGAAACATTCCTTTGACCTGCAGCGGCTGGGTTCTTTTTGCGACGTTACTGATGTTGAAGTACGACTTTGTATTTCCGCCGCGCTCTACCATACACTCCATCAGCGGCTGGCGTTCATGATCGGCAGGATGTCGAGcgtggggaagaaaaagttcCTGATATTAATGACGGCGGTTTTAAAACGAAAAATGGGAGAACTGGGATCTAGGATCAACAGGAATAATCAAATGGAatcttctcttccctctgcAGCTGATTTGTTGCTGGTGGAGGGCGGTGATGGCGTAGTTTCAAGGGGTCTTGCGGCAGTGCGTTTCAGACCTGTCGAAACTGTGCGGTTTCAGGGATGTGCGACGCGCTCTGCATGA
- a CDS encoding HslVU complex proteolytic subunit (curated by J. Mottram), protein MLRRVGRTTCSPAACQLRHTTILSVRKGDTVVLLGDRQVTLGERIVAKSSACKLRRINDDVVIGFAGSTADAISLMEKLENKIGEFPNQLTRAAVELAKEWRTDRALRRLEASLIVCSAEETLEIDGQGNVITPEADGIVAIGSGGTFAKAAARALIDVDGYDAEKIARKAMRIATDIDVFSNEHWDVEVLKRKSEKQEGSEASAKTSE, encoded by the coding sequence ATGCTTCGCCGTGTCGGCCGCACTACGTGTTCCCCTGCAGCGTGTCAACTACGTCACACAACCATCCTTTCTGTCCGCAAGGGTGATACGGTTGTGCTACTCGGTGATCGACAGGTTACCCTTGGTGAGCGCATTGTCGCCAAATCCAGTGCATGCAAGCTGCGTCGCATTAATGATGATGTTGTCATTGGTTTCGCGGGGAGCACTGCGGACGCGATTTCTCTTATGGAGAAACTTGAGAACAAAATTGGTGAGTTCCCAAATCAGCTTACCCGTGCGGCTGTTGAGCTAGCTAAAGAGTGGCGTACTGATCGCGCACTTCGCCGGTTGGAAGCCTCACTCATTGTTTGCAGTGCTGAGGAGACTCTGGAAATTGATGGACAGGGTAATGTTATTACGCCAGAGGCTGATGGAATTGTGGCAATTGGGTCCGGTGGAACCTTCgcgaaggcagcggcacGGGCGCTCATTGATGTGGACGGTTACGATGCGGAGAAAATCGCGCGGAAAGCGATGCGCATCGCCACAGATATCGATGTTTTCAGCAACGAACACTGGGATGTTGAGGTACTCAAGCGGAAATCCGAGAAGCAGGAAGGGTCGGAAGCGTCGGCGAAAACTAGCGAGTAA
- a CDS encoding golgi SNARE-like protein, which yields MDSKQRIWDSLRNDARQADNLIERKLAALEDIARRVDDETSGVSFGAKGTAPTTGFNQYNNPSSSSSTTFGNTAVVHFPSESHVRSVQREFEHSQSEVEVVLQRFETLLETMAETARELPLESAAMTHMERFQQLAVEKRRTLFRVAADFKRRCERVELLPNISRELDVHREDVGTQLLLKEQESLRHTQRMLNNIIDRGEQAHLQLREQRDTFSSVSDRLLEITQRVPFVKNVLNRIDSRRRREAVIVGALIGLCMTIFVLFLF from the coding sequence ATGGATAGCAAACAACGAATATGGGATTCGCTGCGCAACGATGCCAGACAGGCCGACAATCTCATTGAGCGGAAATTAGCCGCCTTGGAGGATATTGCCCGGCGTGTTGATGATGAGACGAGCGGTGTTTCGTTTGGAGCTAAAGGCACGGCTCCTACGACAGGTTTCAACCAGTATAACAACCCCTCATCATCTAGCAGCACTACATTCGGCAATACCGCTGTTGTACACTTCCCTTCAGAATCTCACGTGAGGAGCGTCCAGCGTGAGTTTGAGCACAGTCAGTCGGAGGTGGAGGTTGTGCTGCAGCGGTTTGAGACACTGCTGGAAACTATGGCGGAAACTGCGCGTGAGCTCCCACTGGAGTCAGCCGCCATGACTCACATGGAGCGGTTTCAACAGCTAGCGGTTGAGAAGCGCCGGACCCTTTTCCGCGTCGCCGCCGACTTCAAGCGCCGTTGTGAACGCGTTGAGCTGCTTCCGAATATAAGTCGCGAGCTTGATGTTCACCGTGAGGACGTAGGTACGCAGTTACTGCTCAAGGAACAGGAGTCGCTGCGCCACACACAGCGGATGCTTAACAACATCATCGATCGAGGAGAGCAGGCCCATCTGCAACTCCGTGAGCAGCGGGACACTTTCTCTAGCGTTAGCGATAGATTGCTGGAGATCACGCAGCGTGTCCCGTTTGTCAAAAATGTGCTGAATAGGATCGATAGTAGGCGACGCAGGGAGGCCGTTATTGTTGGTGCATTGATTGGTTTGTGCATGACAATTTtcgtgttgtttttattctaA